A stretch of Halocalculus aciditolerans DNA encodes these proteins:
- a CDS encoding PadR family transcriptional regulator, whose product MRKSGPPKGLVSYLVLELLAERPRYGYEILKEITEISGGHWEPSYGSVYPILYKFEDNGWAERVEREDEPDRKYFALTEAGEDELAEKRKEVGGTGRDFADVILGFYHVFMALATDDRFQIENPEDGWQFDETFSAWIVEQMVRHHDWKFDVFERIEDTPEEFYERMGVDYDD is encoded by the coding sequence ATGCGGAAGAGCGGACCGCCTAAAGGCCTCGTCTCGTACCTCGTCCTCGAACTCCTCGCGGAACGCCCGAGATACGGCTACGAGATACTGAAGGAGATCACGGAGATCAGCGGCGGCCACTGGGAACCCTCCTACGGTTCCGTCTACCCCATCCTCTACAAGTTCGAGGACAACGGCTGGGCGGAGCGCGTCGAACGCGAGGACGAACCCGACCGGAAGTACTTCGCGCTCACCGAGGCCGGCGAGGACGAACTCGCGGAGAAACGGAAGGAGGTCGGCGGCACCGGGCGGGATTTCGCCGACGTCATCCTCGGGTTCTACCACGTCTTCATGGCGCTCGCGACCGACGACCGCTTCCAGATAGAGAACCCCGAGGACGGCTGGCAGTTCGACGAGACCTTCTCCGCGTGGATCGTCGAGCAGATGGTCCGCCACCACGACTGGAAGTTCGACGTCTTCGAGCGCATCGAGGACACCCCCGAGGAGTTCTACGAACGCATGGGCGTCGACTACGACGACTAG
- a CDS encoding aldo/keto reductase, translated as MQYRELADSGIDVSEVGFGAWTVGTDWWGDRDESDAIEMMEYALEQGITYFDTGDVYGHGRSEELVGKVLAEHDDMVVATKVGYDFYDNPQAGHGELPKNLSPAYIRDAVEGSLERLGTDHVEYLQLHNANVEEITPDVLEVLDELREEDRFDALGLALGPSIGWLAEGDFAIEQEFDGVQYVGNLLEQDIHQHFVDSVRESGASTSLIPRVPHSSGLLNEQVTPETELEAGDHRGFRPDEWYETGWEKVDALRFLERDGERTMGQAAIQWLLSFDEVASVTPTFRSKADVDEWARTPDTPRLSDEERERIAELYADNFGVDRFDGMSKEDYRTSVDGDDLRDAGLVGTAD; from the coding sequence ATGCAGTATCGGGAACTCGCGGATTCCGGTATCGACGTGAGCGAGGTTGGCTTCGGCGCGTGGACCGTCGGCACCGACTGGTGGGGTGACCGCGACGAGTCCGACGCCATCGAGATGATGGAGTACGCGCTCGAACAGGGCATCACGTACTTCGACACCGGCGACGTCTACGGTCACGGCCGCAGCGAGGAGTTAGTGGGGAAAGTGCTCGCCGAGCACGACGACATGGTCGTCGCGACGAAGGTCGGCTACGACTTCTACGATAATCCGCAGGCCGGCCACGGCGAACTCCCGAAGAACCTCTCGCCGGCGTACATTCGCGACGCCGTCGAAGGCTCCCTCGAACGATTAGGAACGGACCACGTGGAGTACCTCCAACTCCACAACGCGAACGTGGAGGAGATCACGCCGGACGTCCTCGAGGTCCTCGACGAGCTCCGCGAGGAGGACCGCTTCGACGCGCTCGGCCTCGCGCTCGGCCCCTCCATCGGCTGGCTCGCCGAGGGCGACTTCGCCATCGAGCAGGAGTTCGACGGCGTCCAGTACGTCGGGAACCTCCTCGAACAGGACATCCACCAGCACTTCGTCGACTCCGTCCGCGAGTCGGGCGCGTCGACGAGCCTCATCCCGCGCGTCCCGCACTCCTCCGGCCTCCTGAACGAGCAGGTGACGCCGGAGACCGAACTCGAAGCGGGCGACCACCGCGGCTTCCGCCCGGACGAGTGGTACGAGACGGGCTGGGAGAAAGTCGACGCCCTCCGCTTCCTCGAACGCGACGGCGAGCGGACGATGGGGCAGGCCGCCATCCAGTGGCTCCTCTCCTTCGACGAAGTCGCGTCCGTCACGCCGACGTTCCGCTCGAAGGCCGACGTCGACGAGTGGGCGCGCACCCCCGACACGCCGCGCCTCAGCGACGAGGAACGAGAGCGCATCGCCGAACTCTACGCGGACAACTTCGGCGTCGACCGCTTCGACGGCATGTCGAAGGAGGACTACCGCACGAGCGTCGACGGCGACGACCTGCGGGACGCCGGCCTCGTCGGCACCGCCGACTAA
- the icd gene encoding isocitrate dehydrogenase (NADP(+)): MSHDYEQVDVPDGEKVTYDEDAEELVVPDNPIVPIIYGDGIGKDVAPVAQKVLDAAAEATGRDISWMRVYAGESARDKYGENLPDDTVEALREFRTSIKGPLTTPVGSGFRSLNVALRKKLDLYTNMRPTYYLEGVPSPVKAPEEMDMVNFRENTEDVYAGIEWEAGTDEVEQVREFVEDEMGFDSTIHDGPVGIGVKPVTEFGTKRLVRQAIEYAIENDRDSVTLVHKGNIMKFTEGAFRDWGYELAEEEFPEETIDEDTLWEEYDGEAPEGKVVVKDRIADNMLQQLLTRTGDYDVLAMPNLNGDYLSDAAGAQIGGLGIAPGANLGDGRVLAEPVHGSAPKHAGKDKANPSAMILSGRILLEQLGWDDAADLVHDAVEQQISSKRVTYDLERQVEGGEKLAASEYAEEIVENIHDLA; the protein is encoded by the coding sequence ATGAGCCACGACTACGAGCAGGTCGACGTTCCCGACGGAGAGAAAGTAACGTACGACGAGGACGCGGAGGAACTCGTCGTCCCCGACAACCCCATCGTCCCCATCATCTACGGGGACGGCATCGGGAAGGACGTCGCGCCCGTCGCGCAGAAAGTCCTCGACGCCGCCGCCGAAGCCACGGGCCGCGACATCTCCTGGATGCGCGTCTACGCCGGCGAGAGCGCGCGAGACAAGTACGGCGAGAACCTCCCGGACGACACCGTCGAGGCGCTCCGCGAGTTCCGCACGTCCATCAAGGGCCCGCTCACGACGCCGGTCGGCTCCGGCTTCCGCAGCCTGAACGTCGCGCTCCGCAAGAAGCTCGACCTCTACACGAACATGCGGCCGACCTACTACCTCGAAGGCGTCCCCTCCCCGGTCAAAGCCCCCGAGGAGATGGACATGGTCAACTTCCGCGAGAACACGGAAGACGTCTACGCCGGCATCGAGTGGGAAGCCGGCACGGACGAAGTCGAGCAGGTCCGCGAGTTCGTCGAGGACGAAATGGGCTTCGACTCCACCATCCACGACGGCCCCGTCGGCATCGGCGTGAAGCCCGTCACGGAGTTCGGCACGAAGCGCCTCGTCCGCCAGGCCATCGAGTACGCCATCGAGAACGACCGTGACTCCGTCACCCTCGTCCACAAGGGCAACATCATGAAGTTCACCGAGGGGGCCTTCCGCGACTGGGGCTACGAGCTCGCCGAGGAGGAGTTCCCCGAGGAGACCATCGACGAGGACACGCTCTGGGAGGAGTACGACGGCGAAGCCCCCGAGGGCAAGGTCGTCGTCAAGGACCGCATCGCCGACAACATGCTCCAGCAGCTCCTCACCCGCACGGGCGACTACGACGTCCTCGCGATGCCGAACCTCAACGGCGACTACCTCTCCGACGCCGCCGGCGCGCAGATCGGCGGCCTCGGCATCGCCCCCGGTGCGAACCTCGGCGACGGCCGCGTCCTCGCAGAGCCCGTGCACGGCAGCGCGCCGAAGCACGCCGGCAAGGACAAAGCGAACCCGAGCGCGATGATTCTCTCCGGCCGCATCCTCCTCGAACAGCTCGGCTGGGACGACGCCGCGGACCTCGTCCACGACGCCGTCGAACAGCAGATCTCCTCGAAGCGCGTCACCTACGACCTCGAACGTCAGGTCGAAGGCGGCGAGAAACTCGCAGCCAGCGAGTACGCCGAGGAAATCGTCGAGAACATCCACGATCTCGCCTAA
- a CDS encoding heme-binding protein — protein MVEAPETAEGWYALHDFRSVDWDAWRDAPERDREAAVESAEQFQNHRERLAGSDDGDSAVFTVTGNKADLLFVHFRPTLDELDQIQRSFEATEFAGYTEREYSYVSVTEVSGYVSDEYFTDPEAVDEGLRRYIEGKLTPEIPDDTYVSFYPMSKRRDPEYNWYDLDFDERADLMAGHGDVGREYAGKIKQVIASSVGLDDWEWGVTLFSDDPTHLKDIVYEMRFDEASSKYGEFGSFYVGRRFPPEDFHAYMAGDAVPVPDEEKATGEHHGHHNDRAHGESGHDHGEGGHHGNDRAHGESGHDHGGDSEGSEDGDGEASLREELADLDVYAGKPHGEDVYAVGLYSEADLDELEEEVAGLAESFDHYDTHEGTDVYAPVDGDGPAAVVSLWETQSAADTAAGFLADLPDVTSRVADPDDGWGTMGMFYTVKPDYREDFVEKFDAVGDALAGQDGHDETRLLQDTDDENAFFIDSRWQSKADAMAFFRSDAFRDTVQWGRDVLADRPRHVFLA, from the coding sequence ATGGTTGAAGCTCCGGAGACGGCGGAAGGCTGGTACGCGCTCCACGACTTCCGTAGCGTCGACTGGGACGCCTGGCGGGACGCCCCCGAACGCGACCGCGAGGCGGCCGTCGAATCCGCCGAACAGTTCCAGAACCACCGCGAACGCCTCGCCGGAAGCGACGACGGCGACTCCGCGGTCTTCACCGTCACGGGGAACAAGGCCGACCTCCTCTTCGTCCACTTCCGCCCCACGCTCGACGAACTCGACCAGATTCAGCGCTCCTTCGAAGCCACCGAGTTCGCCGGCTACACGGAGCGCGAGTACTCCTACGTCTCCGTCACGGAGGTCTCCGGCTACGTCTCCGACGAGTACTTCACCGACCCCGAAGCCGTCGACGAGGGCCTCCGCCGCTACATCGAGGGGAAGCTCACCCCGGAAATCCCCGACGACACCTACGTCTCCTTCTACCCGATGAGCAAGCGCCGCGACCCCGAGTACAACTGGTACGACCTCGACTTCGACGAGCGCGCCGACCTCATGGCCGGCCACGGCGACGTCGGCCGCGAGTACGCCGGCAAGATCAAACAGGTCATCGCGTCCAGCGTCGGCCTCGACGACTGGGAGTGGGGGGTCACCCTCTTCAGCGACGACCCCACCCACCTGAAGGACATCGTCTACGAGATGCGCTTCGACGAGGCTTCGTCTAAATACGGCGAGTTCGGCTCCTTCTACGTCGGCCGCCGCTTCCCGCCCGAGGACTTCCACGCGTACATGGCCGGCGACGCCGTCCCCGTCCCCGACGAGGAGAAGGCGACCGGGGAACACCACGGCCACCACAACGACCGCGCGCACGGTGAGAGCGGACACGACCACGGCGAGGGCGGTCACCACGGCAACGACCGCGCGCACGGCGAGAGCGGACACGACCACGGCGGCGATTCGGAGGGGTCTGAGGACGGAGACGGCGAGGCGTCCCTCCGCGAGGAACTCGCCGACCTCGACGTCTACGCCGGGAAACCCCACGGCGAGGACGTCTACGCCGTCGGCCTCTACTCGGAGGCCGACCTCGACGAGCTCGAAGAAGAGGTCGCGGGGCTCGCGGAATCCTTCGACCACTACGACACCCACGAGGGAACCGACGTCTACGCGCCCGTCGACGGCGACGGCCCCGCCGCCGTCGTCTCCCTCTGGGAGACCCAGAGCGCCGCCGACACCGCCGCCGGCTTCCTCGCCGACCTCCCCGACGTCACCAGCCGCGTCGCCGACCCCGACGACGGCTGGGGCACCATGGGCATGTTCTACACCGTCAAACCCGACTACCGCGAGGACTTCGTCGAGAAGTTCGACGCCGTCGGCGACGCCCTCGCCGGCCAGGACGGCCACGACGAAACCCGACTCCTCCAGGACACCGACGACGAGAACGCCTTCTTCATCGACTCCCGCTGGCAGTCCAAAGCGGACGCCATGGCCTTCTTCCGCTCCGACGCCTTCCGCGACACCGTCCAGTGGGGCCGCGACGTCCTCGCGGACCGCCCGCGACACGTATTCTTGGCCTGA
- a CDS encoding isoaspartyl peptidase/L-asparaginase — MKVIVHGGAGGAPDEPGPRQDTLDEAAAAGADADTPVDAVEDAVRVLEADARFNAGRGGAVQSDGVVRTDAGVMTSDRETGAATSMPGVEHAVTVARHVMTDTPHIQLAGVHAVDFAADVGVETECDLWTEQSKARWDDLDTHPEGTPLDHVEWLEEKFGGHDTVGAVAFDGDDFAVATSTGGRWLALAGRVGDVPQVGSGFYASPAGAASATGAGEDIAKTTLTRRAVRHLESGHDAQDAARLAVEEFAELTGSTAGVIVLDADGNAGEAFNAEAMQTAVDE, encoded by the coding sequence ATGAAGGTCATCGTGCACGGCGGCGCGGGCGGCGCGCCCGACGAACCCGGACCCCGACAGGACACGCTCGACGAGGCCGCGGCCGCCGGCGCGGACGCCGACACGCCCGTGGACGCCGTCGAAGACGCCGTCCGCGTGCTCGAAGCCGACGCGCGATTCAACGCCGGCCGCGGCGGCGCGGTCCAGTCCGACGGCGTCGTCCGAACGGACGCGGGCGTGATGACGAGCGACCGCGAGACGGGCGCGGCCACCTCGATGCCCGGCGTCGAACACGCCGTCACGGTCGCCCGCCACGTCATGACGGACACGCCGCACATCCAGCTCGCCGGCGTCCACGCCGTCGACTTCGCCGCCGACGTCGGCGTCGAGACCGAGTGCGACCTCTGGACGGAACAGTCGAAAGCGCGCTGGGACGACCTCGACACCCACCCCGAGGGCACGCCCCTCGACCACGTGGAGTGGCTGGAGGAGAAATTCGGCGGGCACGACACCGTCGGCGCGGTCGCCTTCGACGGTGACGACTTCGCCGTCGCCACCTCCACGGGCGGGCGGTGGCTCGCGCTCGCCGGCCGCGTCGGCGACGTCCCACAGGTCGGCTCGGGCTTCTACGCCTCCCCGGCGGGCGCGGCGAGCGCCACCGGCGCGGGCGAAGACATCGCGAAAACCACGCTCACCCGCCGCGCCGTCCGCCACCTCGAATCCGGCCACGACGCCCAGGACGCCGCCCGCCTCGCCGTCGAGGAGTTCGCCGAACTCACGGGCTCCACCGCCGGCGTCATCGTCCTCGACGCCGACGGCAACGCCGGCGAAGCCTTCAACGCCGAAGCGATGCAGACCGCCGTTGACGAGTAA